The Plasmodium vinckei vinckei genome assembly, chromosome: PVVCY_14 genome window below encodes:
- a CDS encoding RNA-binding protein, putative, with product MPKYYCEYCDIYLTHSSPVGRRQHNQGRKHISAKIEYFQNLLREEGITPQNFLGFLGNQAYNNILANPMMNNFMHGNYNGYMKYNPMRNYHHSNRNPNYQHSGGMHNNKYSRAGYAPPGSNKYPNNNFHNNRRNSNIPKPYNNYTNKPITNPPYKNDKQDYRNNNENNDNMNSNNFSN from the coding sequence atgccaAAATATTACTGTGAATATTGCGATATTTATCTAACACATAGTTCGCCAGTAGGTAGAAGACAACATAATCAAGGTAGAAAACATATTAGTGCCAAAATAGagtattttcaaaatttacTTAGAGAAGAAGGTATTACACCTCAAAACTTTTTAGGGTTTTTAGGAAATCaagcatataataatattttagcAAATCCAATGatgaataattttatgcatggaaattataatggatatatgaaatataacCCTATGAGAAATTATCATCACTCAAATAGAAATCCAAATTATCAGCATTCTGGTGGtatgcataataataaatattcaagAGCAGGTTACGCCCCCCCTGGATCTAATAAATATCCAAACAATAATTTCCATAATAATAGACGTAATAGTAATATTCCAAAGccttataataattatactaATAAGCCAATCACAAATCCtccatataaaaatgataaacaagattatagaaataataatgagaataatgataatatgaatagtaataatttttccaaTTAA